The Sphaerisporangium siamense genome includes the window TTCGACCTTCCTACCGTGTGATCCGCTCCTGTGGGCCTCGCCGTCCTTTCGTGTGCCGAGGCGTTCAAGAACAATCGTCGAAACCGGGCGGCCGATGATCGCCGCCCGGTTCCCGCGATTCTTCCAGTTCGCGGCTGATCTCAGGCTGCCGCGGTCGCCGTCCGGGACGACACCAGGACCGGGCGGTCGACGAGGCGTACCGCTGCGCGCCCGCCGGGGGTGAAGTGGGTGGCGTTGTGGCCGGGGAGGTCGGCGGTGAGTTCGGTGCCGTCGGGGAGGCGGAGGAGGAGGCGGACCGAGGCGCCGCGGAAGGAGGAGGTGACGATCAGGGCGTCGGTCTCGCCGCCGGGGGTGACGAGGACGGCCTCGGGGCGGACGAGGACGTCCACCTCTGGTGTGCCGGGTATGTCGCCGTGGACGGGGAGGCGTTGGCCGGCCACCTCGACCAGGCCGTCGCCGTCGAGGCGGCCCGGCAGGTGGTTCATGGTGCCGACGAACCCGGCCACGAACGGTGTCGCGGGGCGGTCGTAGATCTCCGCGGGCGGGCCGGACTGCTCCAGGCGGCCCGCCCTGAGCACCGCGACGTGGTCGGCGACCGAGAGGGCCTCCTCCTGGTCGTGGGTGACGAAGATCGTCGTGATGCCGAGGGAGAGCTGCAGCCGCCGGATCTCCTCGCGCA containing:
- a CDS encoding ABC transporter ATP-binding protein, encoding MNGARVEFRGLRRTFGDTVALDGLDLTVAPGELIALLGPSGCGKTTALRCVAGFETPDEGAVLVDGEDVTRVPANRRDAGMVFQSYSLFPNMNARDNVAFGMRVRGVAAAGRHARAAELLDLVGLPAHGGRYPHQLSGGQQQRVALARALALEPRVLLLDEPLSALDAKVRVALREEIRRLQLSLGITTIFVTHDQEEALSVADHVAVLRAGRLEQSGPPAEIYDRPATPFVAGFVGTMNHLPGRLDGDGLVEVAGQRLPVHGDIPGTPEVDVLVRPEAVLVTPGGETDALIVTSSFRGASVRLLLRLPDGTELTADLPGHNATHFTPGGRAAVRLVDRPVLVSSRTATAAA